A genomic window from Solanum dulcamara chromosome 11, daSolDulc1.2, whole genome shotgun sequence includes:
- the LOC129873220 gene encoding G-type lectin S-receptor-like serine/threonine-protein kinase B120 isoform X1 has translation MATGFRFSLWFLLILSCFSSFCLAGDRVTLGETLKDGDNITSKGGDFVMGFFSPAGTSKRYLGIWYADVSVKTFIWVANRNKPVHDKNGTFSIDKIGNLVVKDGNGDSLYSSNVSFETTNSTVCLKDDGNLVIINNDRDATRLNSVLWESFLNPTDTFLPGMEVIMERQGKEQKVFSSWTNDSDPSPGRYSMGFDSRGAPQIVIWDGQNRRWRSGHFDGVEFTGVPNVTRTTFSSGFRIQNDDDGKLLLTYTASDPSSFVRFQLTVTGNELQQRWNEDKGEWDTLQSRPAGGCDLYNFCGNFAKCDKEVCLCLEGFVPRVPEQWQAGNRTGGCVRKTELECRSNSSVSRNDSAKDDGFSALRRVKLPDYADTVEADIDECKIRCLNDCSCNAYAFVKRINCMIWRDDLVDIEHFEEGGNTLYVRLHPSDIETGKKKKTIIIAVISILVALALVVMVAIWLVCKYRARKQESMRTNEIPKNHLVRSGEFSTEHSGPGDVNAEGHQGNGSELAFFSFSMVAAATDDFSLANKLGQGGFGPVYKGRLPCGQEVAIKRLSQKSGQGDEEFKNEITLIAKLQHRNLVRLLGCCVEGEEKMLIYEYMPNKSLDTFLFDTARKSQLDWRKRFNIIEGIARGLLYLHRDSRLRIIHRDLKASNILLDEEMNPKISDFGMARIFGGNQNEANTNRVVGTYGYMAPEYAMEGLFSGKSDVYSFGILLLEIICGRRNTSFRTDEHSGIIGYVWEKWDEGRPMDLVDRSIWDGCQHNEALRCIHLGLLCVQDLASHRPNMSSVVLMLETDNVRLPLPRQPTYTSMRRSLDEDIWHGNQDLPSSNNVTVSVLIGR, from the exons ATGGCCACTGGTTTTAGATTTTCCCTTTGGTTTCTTTTGATTCTTTCTTGTTTCTCCTCATTCTGTTTAGCTGGTGACAGAGTTACGCTAGGAGAGACTCTAAAAGATGGTGATAACATCACTTCTAAAGGAGGGGATTTTGTGATGGGGTTCTTTAGTCCTGCAGGTACTAGTAAAAGGTATCTTGGTATATGGTACGCTGATGTATCAGTAAAGACGTTTATTTGGGTTGCCAACAGGAACAAGCCTGTCCATGATAAAAATGGTACCTTTTCAATTGATAAAATTGGGAATTTGGTTGTTAAAGATGGAAATGGGGATTCACTCTACTCGTCTAATGTTTCTTTTGAAACCACAAATTCTACGGTTTGTTTGAAAGATGATGGCAATCTTGTCATCATTAACAATGACAGGGATGCTACGAGGTTGAATTCTGTCTTGTGGGAGAGCTTCTTGAATCCCACAGATACCTTTTTGCCTGGAATGGAAGTAATCATGGAAAGACAAGGCAAAGAGCAAAAAGTTTTCAGTTCTTGGACAAATGATAGTGACCCTTCACCTGGAAGGTACTCAATGGGATTTGATTCTCGTGGAGCACCTCAGATTGTTATCTGGGATGGACAGAATAGACGATGGAGGAGTGGACATTTTGATGGTGTGGAATTCACTGGTGTTCCAAATGTGACTAGAACTACTTTTTCCTCTGGTTTCagaattcaaaatgatgatGACGGTAAATTGTTACTCACTTACACTGCCTCAGACCCATCTTCTTTTGTGAGGTTCCAGCTTACTGTGACTGGAAATGAGCTGCAACAGAGATGGAACGAAGACAAGGGGGAATGGGACACGTTACAATCTAGGCCAGCAGGTGGTTGTGACTTGTATAACTTTTGTGGGAATTTCGCAAAATGTGATAAAGAAGTATGCCTTTGTTTAGAAGGATTTGTACCACGTGTTCCGGAGCAGTGGCAAGCTGGGAATCGTACCGGAGGATGTGTTAGGAAGACAGAATTGGAATGCAGGAGCAATAGCAGTGTTTCAAGAAATGATAGCGCAAAAGATGATGGATTCTCGGCTCTTCGGAGAGTCAAATTGCCTGATTATGCAGATACTGTAGAAGCAGACATAGACGAGTGCAAAATCAGGTGCCTGAATGATTGTTCCTGCAATGCTTATGCTTTTGTCAAACGAATCAATTGTATGATATGGCGTGATGATTTAGTTGATATAGAACATTTTGAGGAAGGTGGGAACACTCTTTATGTTCGCCTCCATCCTTCTGATATCG AAACAGGTAAGAAAAAGAAGACGATCATTATTGCTGTAATATCAATTCTAGTAGCTCTAGCGTTGGTTGTTATGGTGGCCATATGGCTAGTATGCAAGTACAGGGCCAGAAAACAAG AATCCATGAGGACCAATGAAATTCCCAAAAACCATTTAGTTAGGAGTGGAGAGTTCTCCACGGAACATTCTGGACCAGGCGACGTCAATGCTGAAGGGCATCAAGGAAATGGTTCAGAATTAGCATTTTTTAGCTTCAGCATGGTGGCTGCAGCTACTGACGACTTCTCTCTTGCAAACAAGCTTGGGCAAGGGGGATTTGGCCCCGTTTATAag GGAAGGCTACCTTGTGGTCAAGAAGTTGCTATAAAAAGGCTTTCACAAAAGTCTGGACAAGGTGATGAGGAGTTCAAGAACGAGATCACTCTGATTGCAAAATTGCAACACAGAAATCTTGTTAGACTTTTGGGTTGCTGCGTTGAAGGAGAAGAAAAAATGCTGATTTACGAGTATATGCCCAACAAAAGCTTAGATACATTTCTATTTG ACACTGCTAGGAAATCCCAGTTAGACTGGAGAAAACGCTTCAACATTATCGAAGGAATTGCACGAGGATTACTGTATCTCCATAGAGATTCAAGGCTTAGAATAATCCATAGGGATCTGAAGGCTAGTAACATTCTGTTGGATGAAGAGATGAACCCAAAAATTTCAGACTTTGGCATGGCCAGAATATTTGGAGGAAACCAAAATGAAGCAAATACAAATAGGGTCGTAGGAACATA TGGATATATGGCTCCTGAGTATGCCATGGAGGGCCTGTTCTCTGGCAAGTCTGATGTCTACAGCTTTGGCATACTATTGCTTGAAATTATATGTGGGAGAAGAAATACAAGCTTTCGGACAGATGAGCATTCAGGCATCATTGGATAC GTATGGGAGAAGTGGGATGAAGGCAGACCAATGGACCTAGTGGATCGTTCAATTTGGGATGGTTGTCAACACAATGAAGCATTGAGATGTATACACTTGGGATTGCTTTGTGTTCAAGATTTGGCCTCTCACAGACCAAACATGTCTTCTGTGGTTTTGATGTTGGAAACTGACAATGTAAGGTTGCCGTTGCCTAGGCAACCTACTTATACTTCAATGAGAAGATCTCTGGATGAAGATATATGGCATGGGAATCAGGATTTGCCATCTTCCAACAATGTCACAGTTAGTGTACTAATAGGTAGATGA
- the LOC129873220 gene encoding G-type lectin S-receptor-like serine/threonine-protein kinase B120 isoform X2: MATGFRFSLWFLLILSCFSSFCLAGDRVTLGETLKDGDNITSKGGDFVMGFFSPAGTSKRYLGIWYADVSVKTFIWVANRNKPVHDKNGTFSIDKIGNLVVKDGNGDSLYSSNVSFETTNSTVCLKDDGNLVIINNDRDATRLNSVLWESFLNPTDTFLPGMEVIMERQGKEQKVFSSWTNDSDPSPGRYSMGFDSRGAPQIVIWDGQNRRWRSGHFDGVEFTGVPNVTRTTFSSGFRIQNDDDGKLLLTYTASDPSSFVRFQLTVTGNELQQRWNEDKGEWDTLQSRPAGGCDLYNFCGNFAKCDKEVCLCLEGFVPRVPEQWQAGNRTGGCVRKTELECRSNSSVSRNDSAKDDGFSALRRVKLPDYADTVEADIDECKIRCLNDCSCNAYAFVKRINCMIWRDDLVDIEHFEEGGNTLYVRLHPSDIGKKKKTIIIAVISILVALALVVMVAIWLVCKYRARKQESMRTNEIPKNHLVRSGEFSTEHSGPGDVNAEGHQGNGSELAFFSFSMVAAATDDFSLANKLGQGGFGPVYKGRLPCGQEVAIKRLSQKSGQGDEEFKNEITLIAKLQHRNLVRLLGCCVEGEEKMLIYEYMPNKSLDTFLFDTARKSQLDWRKRFNIIEGIARGLLYLHRDSRLRIIHRDLKASNILLDEEMNPKISDFGMARIFGGNQNEANTNRVVGTYGYMAPEYAMEGLFSGKSDVYSFGILLLEIICGRRNTSFRTDEHSGIIGYVWEKWDEGRPMDLVDRSIWDGCQHNEALRCIHLGLLCVQDLASHRPNMSSVVLMLETDNVRLPLPRQPTYTSMRRSLDEDIWHGNQDLPSSNNVTVSVLIGR; this comes from the exons ATGGCCACTGGTTTTAGATTTTCCCTTTGGTTTCTTTTGATTCTTTCTTGTTTCTCCTCATTCTGTTTAGCTGGTGACAGAGTTACGCTAGGAGAGACTCTAAAAGATGGTGATAACATCACTTCTAAAGGAGGGGATTTTGTGATGGGGTTCTTTAGTCCTGCAGGTACTAGTAAAAGGTATCTTGGTATATGGTACGCTGATGTATCAGTAAAGACGTTTATTTGGGTTGCCAACAGGAACAAGCCTGTCCATGATAAAAATGGTACCTTTTCAATTGATAAAATTGGGAATTTGGTTGTTAAAGATGGAAATGGGGATTCACTCTACTCGTCTAATGTTTCTTTTGAAACCACAAATTCTACGGTTTGTTTGAAAGATGATGGCAATCTTGTCATCATTAACAATGACAGGGATGCTACGAGGTTGAATTCTGTCTTGTGGGAGAGCTTCTTGAATCCCACAGATACCTTTTTGCCTGGAATGGAAGTAATCATGGAAAGACAAGGCAAAGAGCAAAAAGTTTTCAGTTCTTGGACAAATGATAGTGACCCTTCACCTGGAAGGTACTCAATGGGATTTGATTCTCGTGGAGCACCTCAGATTGTTATCTGGGATGGACAGAATAGACGATGGAGGAGTGGACATTTTGATGGTGTGGAATTCACTGGTGTTCCAAATGTGACTAGAACTACTTTTTCCTCTGGTTTCagaattcaaaatgatgatGACGGTAAATTGTTACTCACTTACACTGCCTCAGACCCATCTTCTTTTGTGAGGTTCCAGCTTACTGTGACTGGAAATGAGCTGCAACAGAGATGGAACGAAGACAAGGGGGAATGGGACACGTTACAATCTAGGCCAGCAGGTGGTTGTGACTTGTATAACTTTTGTGGGAATTTCGCAAAATGTGATAAAGAAGTATGCCTTTGTTTAGAAGGATTTGTACCACGTGTTCCGGAGCAGTGGCAAGCTGGGAATCGTACCGGAGGATGTGTTAGGAAGACAGAATTGGAATGCAGGAGCAATAGCAGTGTTTCAAGAAATGATAGCGCAAAAGATGATGGATTCTCGGCTCTTCGGAGAGTCAAATTGCCTGATTATGCAGATACTGTAGAAGCAGACATAGACGAGTGCAAAATCAGGTGCCTGAATGATTGTTCCTGCAATGCTTATGCTTTTGTCAAACGAATCAATTGTATGATATGGCGTGATGATTTAGTTGATATAGAACATTTTGAGGAAGGTGGGAACACTCTTTATGTTCGCCTCCATCCTTCTGATATCG GTAAGAAAAAGAAGACGATCATTATTGCTGTAATATCAATTCTAGTAGCTCTAGCGTTGGTTGTTATGGTGGCCATATGGCTAGTATGCAAGTACAGGGCCAGAAAACAAG AATCCATGAGGACCAATGAAATTCCCAAAAACCATTTAGTTAGGAGTGGAGAGTTCTCCACGGAACATTCTGGACCAGGCGACGTCAATGCTGAAGGGCATCAAGGAAATGGTTCAGAATTAGCATTTTTTAGCTTCAGCATGGTGGCTGCAGCTACTGACGACTTCTCTCTTGCAAACAAGCTTGGGCAAGGGGGATTTGGCCCCGTTTATAag GGAAGGCTACCTTGTGGTCAAGAAGTTGCTATAAAAAGGCTTTCACAAAAGTCTGGACAAGGTGATGAGGAGTTCAAGAACGAGATCACTCTGATTGCAAAATTGCAACACAGAAATCTTGTTAGACTTTTGGGTTGCTGCGTTGAAGGAGAAGAAAAAATGCTGATTTACGAGTATATGCCCAACAAAAGCTTAGATACATTTCTATTTG ACACTGCTAGGAAATCCCAGTTAGACTGGAGAAAACGCTTCAACATTATCGAAGGAATTGCACGAGGATTACTGTATCTCCATAGAGATTCAAGGCTTAGAATAATCCATAGGGATCTGAAGGCTAGTAACATTCTGTTGGATGAAGAGATGAACCCAAAAATTTCAGACTTTGGCATGGCCAGAATATTTGGAGGAAACCAAAATGAAGCAAATACAAATAGGGTCGTAGGAACATA TGGATATATGGCTCCTGAGTATGCCATGGAGGGCCTGTTCTCTGGCAAGTCTGATGTCTACAGCTTTGGCATACTATTGCTTGAAATTATATGTGGGAGAAGAAATACAAGCTTTCGGACAGATGAGCATTCAGGCATCATTGGATAC GTATGGGAGAAGTGGGATGAAGGCAGACCAATGGACCTAGTGGATCGTTCAATTTGGGATGGTTGTCAACACAATGAAGCATTGAGATGTATACACTTGGGATTGCTTTGTGTTCAAGATTTGGCCTCTCACAGACCAAACATGTCTTCTGTGGTTTTGATGTTGGAAACTGACAATGTAAGGTTGCCGTTGCCTAGGCAACCTACTTATACTTCAATGAGAAGATCTCTGGATGAAGATATATGGCATGGGAATCAGGATTTGCCATCTTCCAACAATGTCACAGTTAGTGTACTAATAGGTAGATGA